The following are encoded together in the Astyanax mexicanus isolate ESR-SI-001 chromosome 8, AstMex3_surface, whole genome shotgun sequence genome:
- the LOC111194306 gene encoding uncharacterized protein LOC111194306 has product MNSAVLSFFLFGFLISSGLATRHEEGSCQSQWVNNDHSGCSLTSKQGEDVYEELWVQNMDIAEKTFNVDFLIHMQNGILDAFRFVKFTLQDILYLQVVTNMLKEVSEMPGQPDDLREFITGRYRSYKRFLQSCESDFSLADTKSIQPTPAIEKYLNSYKNVMNTEKDTIYFTVALLPCSRLWVWLAQNLKMEKNNAYIQWKIDNIGGHPEKYQPILNKYLNTTEKAQKANNIFRMQMQNEHDFFSTS; this is encoded by the exons ATGAATTCTGctgttctttccttttttctttttgggtttCTCATAAG CTCTGGTTTGGCAACCAGACATGAAGAGGGTTCCTGCCAGTCCCAATGGGTTAACAACGACCACTCTGGATGTAGTTTAACATCCAAACAAGGTGAAGATGTCTATGAGGAACTTTGGGTTCAGAACATGGACATTGCCGAAAAAACGTTCAACGTTGACTTTCTAATCCATATGCAAAACGGTATCCTTGATGCGTTTCGCTTTGTCAAGTTTACTCTGCAGGACATTTTGTACCTGCAAGTGGTGACTAACATGCTGAAAGAGGTGAGTGAGATGCCCGGGCAGCCAGATGACCTGAGGGAATTCATTACAGGAAGATACAGAAGCTACAAGAGATTTCTTCAGTCTTGTGAAAGTGACTTCTCACTTGCG GATACAAAATCCATCCAACCAACACCAGCCATTGAGAAGTACCTGAATTCCTACAAGAATGTGATGAATACTGAAAAAGATACTATTTACTTCACTGTGGCTCTCCTGCCGTGCTCCAGACTCTGGGTCTGGCTGGCTCAAAATCTGAAGATGGAGAAAAATAATGCCTACATCCAGTGGAAAATAGATAATATTGGGGGCCATCCTGAGAAATATCAACCCATTCTGAACAAGTATCTGAACACAACGGAAAAAGCGCAAAAGGCCAACAACATCTTCCGCATGCAAATGCAGAATGAGCATGACTTTTTTTCCACTTCTTGA